One genomic region from Arthrobacter sp. YN encodes:
- a CDS encoding ArsR/SmtB family transcription factor, with product MVTDDVFAVIAEATRRDILVSLRSGDKAVGELVEELAASQPTISKHLKVLREADLVSMRAQGQKRFYALNPKPLAGVASWLETFDVGTPAPAVVVPAAASSTAAADVPAAVAPAEAAVAPVPNRADAIGQAVKVHASGTTVSLDPASDDTVPQQIGRTVGRAATKAADLLANLPNLPNLPKFGRKR from the coding sequence ATGGTGACTGACGACGTATTTGCCGTCATAGCTGAGGCAACCAGACGCGACATCCTGGTCTCCCTCCGCTCTGGGGATAAAGCAGTAGGCGAACTGGTGGAAGAACTGGCTGCAAGCCAGCCCACAATCTCCAAGCATCTGAAGGTGCTCCGCGAGGCTGATCTGGTCAGCATGCGCGCGCAAGGCCAGAAGCGCTTCTATGCCCTGAATCCCAAGCCGCTTGCCGGCGTCGCGAGCTGGCTTGAAACGTTCGACGTCGGAACTCCGGCTCCCGCCGTCGTCGTGCCTGCTGCGGCGTCTTCCACCGCTGCCGCGGACGTGCCCGCCGCTGTGGCTCCCGCCGAAGCCGCCGTCGCGCCAGTCCCCAACCGCGCCGACGCCATTGGCCAGGCCGTCAAGGTCCACGCGAGTGGAACCACTGTCTCCCTTGACCCCGCGTCCGACGACACCGTTCCCCAGCAAATCGGCCGCACCGTAGGCCGCGCCGCCACTAAGGCTGCTGACCTCCTGGCCAACCTTCCGAACCTGCCCAACCTTCCCAAGTTCGGGCGTAAGCGATAG